One part of the Rutidosis leptorrhynchoides isolate AG116_Rl617_1_P2 chromosome 1, CSIRO_AGI_Rlap_v1, whole genome shotgun sequence genome encodes these proteins:
- the LOC139842524 gene encoding uncharacterized protein, with the protein MDAFISEMRKMMEVQNKSIGALTKEIGNVAESKGNREPGTIPSYTVLNPNHKDRRKGHSVNMVGTLRSGKKYDNKVGEKEVVQQESSKSPIILDEDEVSENDNHGEGVKNKEPIASVTGKPGTESKTVPFPKALESPNQFPYGKKGPQPEDMSETFKQVKINLPLLDAIRQVPSYAKILKDLCTQKRKQRATLPKKVELTEHLSAVVLGTLPPKFKDPGNPLIAVTVGNVNVKKALLDLGASINILPFGLVDRFELDLMKRTDIII; encoded by the coding sequence ATGGATGCATTTATCTCTGAAATGCGAAAAATGATGGAAGTGCAAAATAAGTCGATTGGGGCTTTGACTAAGGAGATTGGTAATGTAGCGGAAAGTAAGGGAAATAGGGAACCAGGTACAATCCCAAGCTACACGGTTCTAAATCCGAATCATAAGGATCGGAGAAAAGGGCATAGTGTTAATATGGTAGGTACCTTGAGAAGTGGAAAGAAGTATGACAATAAGGTTGGTGAAAAAGAGGTAGTGCAACAAGAGTCAAGTAAGTCTCCTATTATTCTTGATGAGGATGAGGTAAGTGAAAATGATAACCATGGGGAGGGGGTGAAAAATAAGGAACCAATCGCTAGTGTGACCGGGAAACCGGGGACGGAATCAAAGACCGTCCCATTTCCCAAGGCCTTAGAGTCCCCaaaccaattcccttatgggaaaaagggaccaCAACCAGAGGACATGTCGGAAACATTTAAACAGGTTAAGATAAATTTACCCCTTCTTGATGCTATTAGGCAAGTCCCGTCTTATGCTAAAATTTTAAAGGACCTTTGCACTCAAAAGAGGAAGCAAAGGGCAACCTTACCCAAAAAGGTGGAGCTAACCGAGCACCTAAGTGCGGTTGTTTTGGGTAcacttccacctaagtttaaggacccgGGGAATCCATTGATAGCCGTGACTGTAGGAAACGTGAATGTGAAAAAGGCTTTATTAGACCTAGGAGCTAGCATCAATATTTTACCATTTGGCTTAGTTGACCGATTTGAATTGGATTTAATGAAAAGAACTGACATCATTATTTAA